TTATACCATTTGGTTTTGCACTTGGATTGATTTCTAATACATATAATGTTAATTCTATAGTGTCAGCTACAATGACTTTCATTATTTATTCAGGTGCTTCACAAGTACTTTTATACAAAATATTTGCAACTGGGAATTTTGACATATTTTCAGCTGTTTTTGCTGCTGCAATGTTAAATTTCAGATATGTTTTAATAAATATTCCCATGTATAAAGCTTTAAGTGGTTATGATAGAAAATCAAAATCTTTGGTAGGTGTCTTATTTACCGATGAAACTGTAGCTTTTTTAGCACTTAAGAAAAATAAGAGTTTGTCATTTGCTATGGGTGTTAATTTATTAGCATATTCTAGCTTTACTTTAAGTTCAGCATTTGGTGTAGTACTTGGAAACTATGTACCTATAATTATTATAAATTCTATGAAATTTGTTCTTTATGGTACATTTTTATCACTTTTGATATCAAGTTTAATTATGGATAAAAATAATTTAAAAATAGTATTAAT
This genomic interval from Streptobacillus ratti contains the following:
- a CDS encoding AzlC family ABC transporter permease, with the protein product MDLITKFNKQEFINGIKAANGIAIAFIPFGFALGLISNTYNVNSIVSATMTFIIYSGASQVLLYKIFATGNFDIFSAVFAAAMLNFRYVLINIPMYKALSGYDRKSKSLVGVLFTDETVAFLALKKNKSLSFAMGVNLLAYSSFTLSSAFGVVLGNYVPIIIINSMKFVLYGTFLSLLISSLIMDKNNLKIVLITLSLKCAFMYLYPCNMIPQSLQIVLILSLTSLIYAIISIRRDIK